One Capricornis sumatraensis isolate serow.1 chromosome 8, serow.2, whole genome shotgun sequence genomic region harbors:
- the LOC138083804 gene encoding olfactory receptor 1E5-like produces the protein MTGRNQTIISEFLLLGLPTEPEHQGLFYTLLLAVYVTTVLGNLLIMFLIRVDPHLHTPMYLFLSNLSFSDLCFSSVTMPKLLQDMQSQDPSIPYAGCLTQMYFFLFFADLESFLLVAMAYDRYVAICFPLHYTAIMGPRLCLSLLVLSWVLTTFHAMLHTLLMARLHFCEDNVIAHFFCDMSALLKLSCSDTRVNELVIFITGGLILVIPFLLIITSYARIVSSTLKVPSARGIRKAFSTCGSHLTVVSLFYGTVIGLYLCPSANNSTVKETVMAMMYTVVTPMLNPFIYSLRNRDMKGALGRVFYKKKTPFSL, from the coding sequence ATGACAGGAAGAAACCAAACCATCATCTCAGAGTTCCTCCTCCTGGGCCTGCCAACTGAGCCAGAGCACCAAGGCCTGTTCTACACTCTGCTCCTGGCCGTGTATGTTACCACCGTCCTGGGGAACCTCCTCATAATGTTCCTGATTCGAGTggacccccacctccacacacccATGTATTTGTTTCTCAGTAACCTGTCTTTCTCTGACCTCTGCTTCTCCTCTGTCACAATGCCCAAATTGCTACAGGACATGCAGAGCCAAGACCCGTCCATCCCCTATGCTGGCTGCCTGACACAAATGTACTTCTTCCTGTTTTTTGCAGACCTGGAGAGCTTCCTCCTTGTGgccatggcctatgaccgctacgtggccatctgcTTCCCCCTGCACTACACCGCCATCATGGGCCCCAGGCTCTGTCTCTCCCTGCTGGTGCTGTCCTGGGTGCTCACCACATTCCATGCCATGTTGCACACCCTGCTCATGGCCAGGCTGCATTTTTGTGAAGACAACGTGATTGCCCACTTTTTCTGTGACATGTCTGCTCTGCTGAAGCTGTCCTGCTCTGACACTCGAGTGAATGAGCTGGTGATATTTATCACGGGAGGGCTCATTCTTGTGATCCCCTTTCTACTCATCATCACGTCCTATGCTCGAATCGTGTCCTCCACCCTCAAGGTCCCTTCTGCGAGGGGCATCCGcaaggccttctccacctgtggctCCCACCTCACTGTGGTGTCCCTGTTTTATGGGACAGTTATTGGTCTCTACTTATGCCCATCAGCTAATAATTCTACTGTTAAGGAGACTGTGATGGCTATGATGTACACTGTGGTGACCCCCATGCTGAATCCCTTCATCTACAGCTTGAGGAACAGAGACATGAAGGGAGCCCTGGGAAGAgtcttttacaaaaagaaaactcCTTTTTCTCTGTAA